ATACGCCCGGTGGTATGTTTGTTGCCAACTTTGTCGTGCCGATTGCCGACAATGTCTGTGCTTTATTGAGCGAGACGAACACACCAGGCGGCGTCAACCGTGAGCCGCAGCGGATACATATTTTGCGCGTTGAAAATGGACAGCTGCAAATGACAGCAAGTGCTGTTACGGCACGGACAAGCGGCGTAAAGCCGTTGACAGGCAACCGATTTCTCAATTTTCACACTGAGAATGCCAACGGTACGGGCGCAGTGATGGCGACGGCGTATACGTTGACGGAGAGCGGTGCCTTGGCGCCGACGGCAAGCCATCGTGCGTCACCAGCCAATTCGCTGTTGAATGGCAGCATCTATATTATGCCGCACAACCCGTTTGTGGTATTGGGCGCAGGCGGGCACTGGGTGACGTGGTGGCACAGTGACGAGTTGGATCAATTGCTGGGCATTGCGGCAGAGAATATTGCGGCAGGCCAGCGAGGGTTGGTTGCTGTTGCGCCGGGGCGTGTGGCGGCGGTGCGGATTCCGACAGATGATTCGGCGCGGGTGTTTTTGCTGGGCGGCAATTTATATGTGACGGAGCAGACAGACTTGGATCTGCTAGCGGTCGGATTTCGTGATGCTGACGGCACATTGATTTTCACAGGTGGTATGGTATGATGCCGTTGGTTTACGACCGCACTGATAGTGATGTGCAGCAAGCACGGGTGATTTTGGCGAGCGGGCGCAACGCTGCCGAGCGGCTGAAAGGCTGTTATGACCATGTTGACCGCAATCGTGTAGGATTGGCGGTCAATGAATTGGCGGCATGGATGCGGATAAATGGCTATCGTACGAATGCGCGCGGGCTAACCGATTGGCGGCAGGATTCGATGGTGACACGTCAACGTGGCGAGATGCTGCTGGAAAGTGTGGCGGCAGTGCGGCGCGACTTTGTGACGTTTCTTGACACACCGAGGTTGCCGGATAGTTTATTTGTCATGAATCACCACAACGCTAACGCGTTGGAGCGAGTGTTGGCTGATTTGCAGGAGATGGTTTCGTGGATAGAACGGAATCGGGATATGTACTTTAGCGATATTACATTCTATCAATGATTTGAGGGGAGAAGAGCAATGACGCGAACACAAGGAGAACGCATTGCAGCGTTGGAAATGTCAGTGGAAACGGCACACAAACGGCTGGATGACCAAGCCAGGATTTTGGAAAATATGCGTGAAATAGCGGTAGCGATCAAGGGGATGCTGGGCGAGATGCAGTATATGCGGGGAGACATTGATGCTATTAAGATTGATGTGGAAATGCAAAAGGCTAAGCCGGGCAAGCGTTGGGAAATCATGGTGGAGCAACTGATTGCATTGATGTGCGCAGGCCTGATTGGCGGATTGTTAACTCGGCTGTTTCTGTAAATGATGTGGAAATCATTTTGGGAGGACCTGAACATTCGCAAATGCATGGTATTGGTCATTCTGGGGCTTTACGGCTACGCCATGCACACGACGGGGCAGGATTTGGGCGTTCGTGACATGCTGTTGATGGCATTGTCATATTATTTCGGGTATTCGAACGGACATAAGCAGAAAAGAGGATAATTTTATGAGTTTTACAATTCAAGATGCAAATTTGCGTTTTACAAACAATCAAAATCGCGGCAACACGACCAATACGATTATTATTCACCATGTTTACGGGCGCGGTACAGTGCGCGACATTCATCGATGGCATCAAGGTCGCGGATGGTCGGGCATCGGCTATCATTTTTACGTCGATTTCGACGGCTCAATTTGGCGGGGACGCGATATGCGACATGTCGGAGCGCACACCGTCGGGCAGAATAATACGTCGGTTGCCATCGTTGTCAACGGCAACCACCACACCAATGACCGCGTGAGTGACGCTATGTTTAATGCACTGGTTTGGCTGGTCGGGCATATTCGAAGCGTGTATGGAAACTTGTTGGTACGTGGGCATGATGAGTTTGCAAATACAAACTGCCCGGGACGGCATTTCCCGATGGCACGGCTGTGTGAGGCCATCAGCGGCACGACAACGCCGCCGTTGACGGTACGTCAACAACCTGTGCTGCACACCGTTAACACGTCAACGCAGCCGCTGAACGTGCGTGCTGCGCCGTCGAGCAACGGCAATATTTTGGGCACATTTGCACGCGGGTCTCGGGTGGCGGTGACGCGCCGTGACGGCGACTGGCTATGGGCGACCAATGGTAGGTTGACGGGTTGGGCGAGCGCGCAGTTTCTGCGTGAGCTGAACGGTGAAGAATCGGTGCGGCATATGGCAAGTTTAGGGCTGATCGATTCGCCCGATTATTGGATTGGGCAGCTGCCGAATGTGCGGCATTTGGATACAGTGTTTAACCGCTGGGGGGCAAGCCTATTGATGGGATAGATAGAAAAAGCGTCGTTCGGCTATTAAACCGGACGACATTTTTATCGGCCAAACAAATCATTTAGCGATACATTCAATACTTTTGAAATGGCGTCAAGTTCGATGTCGGTTACTGTACGCTCGC
The sequence above is a segment of the Oscillospiraceae bacterium genome. Coding sequences within it:
- a CDS encoding N-acetylmuramoyl-L-alanine amidase, with the protein product MSFTIQDANLRFTNNQNRGNTTNTIIIHHVYGRGTVRDIHRWHQGRGWSGIGYHFYVDFDGSIWRGRDMRHVGAHTVGQNNTSVAIVVNGNHHTNDRVSDAMFNALVWLVGHIRSVYGNLLVRGHDEFANTNCPGRHFPMARLCEAISGTTTPPLTVRQQPVLHTVNTSTQPLNVRAAPSSNGNILGTFARGSRVAVTRRDGDWLWATNGRLTGWASAQFLRELNGEESVRHMASLGLIDSPDYWIGQLPNVRHLDTVFNRWGASLLMG